The Rhizobium grahamii DNA window TCGAAGCCGCCGGTCTGGGTGCCTCAGTCCCTGTCCGGTGACGCCTACGTCGCCATGTTCTCCGGCCTCGGCCAGGGCGGCATTCCGATTGTCAGCTACTTCACCAATTCGCTCATCATTTCCGTGACGTCCACGGCAATCGCGCTCGCGATCGGCATGGCAGGCGGTTACGCCTTCGCCCGCTTTCGCTTCCGTGCAAAGTCGTCGATCTTCCTCGGCCTGATGCTGACGCGCACGGTGCCCGGGATTGCGTTGTCGCTGCCGCTGTTCTTTGTCTATTCGAAGCTTGGCATTATCGACACGCACTTCGGGCTGATCATTGCCTATGTCGCGCTGAATGTGCCGTTCACCATCTGGCTGATCGACGGCTTCTTCCGGCAGGTGCCGAAGGATCTGGCCGAGGCGGCTCAGATCGATGGCTGCACGCGCTGGCAGGCTTTTTGGCAGGTCGAGTTTCCTCTTGCCGGTCCCGGTATCGCCTCAGCTGGCATCTTCGCCTTCCTGACGTCCTGGAACGAGTTCGCGCTTGCTTCGCAGCTTACGCGCTCGGTCAATTCAAAGACCCTGCCGGTCGGATTGCTGGACTACACCGCCGAATTCACCATCGATTGGCGCGGCATGTGCGCGCTGGCCGTGGTCATGATCATTCCCGCCCTCGTTCTGACCTTCATCGTCCAGAAGCATCTGGTTTCCGGCCTCACCTCCGGCGCAGTCAAAGGATAAACCATGGCAACCGTCTCCCTCGAAAAACTGGTCAAGCGCTACGGTTCCCTTGACGTTGTCCACGGTATCGACCTGGAAGTCGCCGATCGCGAGTTCATTGCTCTCGTCGGCCCATCGGGCTGCGGCAAGTCCACGACGCTTCGAATGATCGCCGGTCTCGAGCCGATCTCTGGCGGAAACCTGAAGATCGACGGCCGCGTCGTCAACGACCTGCCGCCTCGTTCACGCAATCTCGCCATGGTCTTCCAGTCCTACGCGCTTTACCCGCACATGACGGTACGCGAGAACATGGGCTTCTCGCTGAAGATATCTGGCATGAAGCCGGAGGAGATCGTCCCGCGCGTGGATGAAGCGGCGCGGACGCTCGACCTGACTCACCTCCTCGACCGTCGCCCGTCGCAATTGTCGGGCGGTCAGCGCCAGCGCGTTGCCATGGGTCGCGCAATCGTGCGCAACCCTGATGTCTTCCTCTTCGATGAGCCGCTGTCGAATCTCGACGCGAAGCTCAGGACGCAGATGCGCGTCGAGATCAAGAAGCTTCATGCCAAGGTCAAATCGACGGTCATCTACGTTACCCACGACCAAGTCGAGGCGATGACGCTTGCCGACCGTATCGTCATCATGCGCGACGGCCGCATCGAGCAGGTGGGAACGCCGGAGGATGTGTTCCAGCGCCCGCAGTCGAAGTTCGTCGCAGGCTTCATCGGATCTCCGCCGATGAACCTCAAGGATGCCGAGATCGCGGACGGGCATGTGGTGTTCGAAAACGGCGACCGTCTCCCGATCCCGGCGCGCTTCCGCGACCGGGTGAGCGCCGGCCAGAAAATTACCTTCGGCCTTCGCCCCGATGACCTTTATCCCGCCGGTCACGGTCTCCACTCCGGCCACGAAGCCGACGTCCATTCGCAGGATCTGGCGGTGACGCTGACCGAGCCGCTCGGAAACGAAACGCTGGTGTTTTCCGATTTCGGAAATGCCGAGTGGGTCGGCCGCATGTTGAATCCCCGCTCGCTGCGGCCCGGCGAACGGGTGAACTTCTGCTTCGATCTTGCACAAGCTCATCTCTTCGACCGCGACAGCGGCCGCACGCTGAGGGTCTGACGATAATGGCCAAGATCGAGCGCATCGAATTGAGGATGGTCGACCTTCGCCCGAAGGTCGAGCGTACCGACGCCATCCAGAGCTTCGTCAGTCAGGAAACGCCGCTCGTCACCATCACAGACAGTGATGGTGCCCGCGGCACCGGTTACAGTTACACGATCGGCACTGGCGGTTCCTCCGTCATGCGTCTTCTCGCCGATCACCTTGCGCCGCGCCTGATTGGTCGCGATGCCGACCAGATCGAGGCAATCTGGCACGAACTTGAGTTTGCGACTCATGCAACGACCATCGGCGCCATCACCTCGATCGCGCTGGCCGCGATCGACACGGCGTTGTGGGACTTGCGCGCTCGGAAACAAGGTCTGCCGTTGTGGAAACTTGCCGGCGGTGCGAAGGACCGCTGCCCGCTCTACACGACCGAGGGTGGCTGGCTGCACATTCCGACCGAGGCGCTGGTCGAGGATGCCCGCGATGCGAAATCCAAGGGCTTCACCGGCTCCAAGGTGAAGATCGGCAAACCGCATGGCTCCGAGGATTTCGCGCGTCTGTCCGCCGTCCGCAAGGCTGTCGGAGACGGCTACGAGATCATGACGGATGCCAATCAGGGATTTACGGTCGACGAGGCGATCCGCCGGGCAGACCGTCTGCGTGAACTGGACCTCGGCTGGCTGGAAGAGCCCTTGCCTGCCGACGACATCGATGGGCACGTCAGGCTCAACCGCGCCAGCCCGACTCCTGTCGCCGTCGGTGAGTCTCTGTATTCGATACGTCATTTCCGCGAGTACATGCAGAAGGGCGCCTGCTCGATCGTGCAGGTCGATGCTGGCCGTATCGGCGGGATCACGCCTTGGCTCAAGGTCGCACATGCGGCCGAAGCCTTCGACATGCCGGTTTGCCCGCACTTCCTGATGGAGCTGCATGTCAGTCTCACCTGCGCTGTGCCAAACGGCAAGTATGTCGAGTACATTCCGCAACTTGACGATATCACGACCTCGAGGCTGAAGATCGAGCAGGGGATGGCGCTTGCCCCATCGACGCCGGGGCTCGGTATCGATTGGGACTGGGAGGCGATTTCGTCCCGTTCGATTGGAGAGTTCGAACGCGAGATCAGGCAGGGAGGTTAATCCATGACGCGCATGGGTATGGTCATCGGGCTGAAGCTCGAGAAGATCGAGGAATACAAGCGCCTGCATGCAGCCGTTTGGCCCGACGTGCTGGCGATGATCTCCGCGTGCAACATCCGCAACTATTCGATCTTCCTGAGGGAACCCGAGAACCTTCTGTTCTCCGTCTTCGACTACGTCGGCGAAAACTACGAGGCTGACATGGCCAAGATGGCTGCCGACCCGAAGACGCGGGAGTGGTGGGCGGTCTGCATGCCTTGCCAGGATCCGCTCCCAACCCGCAAAAGCGGGGAGTGGTGGGCTGGAATGGAGGAAGTGTTCTTCCATGGCTGAGTTCAACCCCGAAAGCCTGGTGCAATCCTGGCCGTTACCGTCAAAGCCACGCCCGATCGTCACGTTCGGTGCGGGCTCCATTGTCGGCGATGCGCACTTTCCCGCTTATCGCAAGGGAGGCTTGCCGATCGCCGGTCTCTATGACCCCGATTACGAAAAGGCGAGGGCGCTGGCGGACAAATGGGGTGTGACGGCATTCCGGACGATTGCGGACGCGGTTGCGGTCGAGAATGCGGTCTTCGATCTCGCGACGCCGCCGAATGCGCACGCTGCCGTTCTTGCAGCCCTGCCTGACGGAGCCGCGGCGCTTATTCAGAAGCCGATGGGCTCGGACCTCGCGGCCGCAAGCGAGATTCTGAAAATCTGCCGGAAAAAGAACCTGACGGCGGCCGTCAATTTCCAGCTGCGCTTCGCGCCGATGCTGCTGGCATTGAAAGACGCTATCGCCAAGGGAATGCTGGGTGAGGTCGTCGATTTCGAAGTGCACCTCGCGCTCGATACGCCCTGGGGTCTCTGGTCCTTTCTGGAGGGGCTGCCGCGCATCGAGATCGCGATGCATTCGATCCACTATCTCGACGCCATCCGTCAGATTCTCGGAGATCCGAAGGGCGTTCACGCCAAATCGATCGGCCACCCGAACCACAAGATGGCGCAGACACGTACCACGGCCATTCTCGATTATGGCGACAGGGTCAGATGTGCGGTCTCCATCAACCACGACCATGCCTTCGGGCGCAGGCACCAGGCATGCGATTTCCGGATCTGCGGGACGGAGGGTGCAGCCTACGTCCAGCTGGGTGTCAATCTCGACTATCCGAATGGCGAGCCTGACATCTTGGAAATCAGGTCGAAGGGCGGCTCCGAGTGGGTGGCGGTGCCGTTGAAGGGCACATGGTTTCCCGATGCCTTTGTTGGACGCATGGCGAACCTGCAGAGGTTTGTGTCCGGTGAGGACGATGAACTCGTATCCTCGGTCGAGGATGCATGGATGACGATGGCTCTGGTCGAAGCGGCCTACGAGTCGAGCGCCCGGCCGGCGACGCCGCTCGCAGCGCGCCCCGCGTTCTGAGGATTACAGACGATGGAACAGACGAAATATTTCGAAGACTACGAGATTGGTGCCGGCAGGGTAACCAATGGCCGGACGATCACCGAGACGGACTTCGTGGTCCATGCCGGCCATACGGGGGATTTCTTCCCACACCATATGGATGCCGAGTTCATGAAGACCCAGCCGTTTGGCCAGCGTATCGCCCACGGGACGATGGTGTTCTCGATCGGGGTCGGGCTGACGGCAAGCGTCATCAATCCGGTGGCGTTTTCCTACGGATACGACCGCATGCGCTTCGTGAGGCCGGTTTTCATCGGCGATACCATCCGCACGCGCGTGACGATAACCGCGAAGGAGGACGACCCGAAGCGGGCCGGCCACGGTCGTGTGGTGGAACGCACCGAAGTCATAAACCAGAGGGATGAGGTCGTGCTTGCCGCTGACCACATCTACGTCGTCGAGCGCCGGCCAAAGGCCGCCTGAAACAAGCAGACAAGGAGGCGACCAATGTCCCGTTCCCTAGAAAACAAGCGAGTCCTCGTCACCGCCGCCGGTCAGGGCATCGGTCGCGCCAGCGCACTGGCCTTTGCCCGCGCCGGCGCCAAAGTCGTCGCAACTGACATCAACGCCGAAGCCTTGGCGACCCTGGAAGGTCAGGCCGGCATCTCGGTGCGCCGCCTGGATGTGCTGAACGGCGAGGCCGTCAACGCGGTCGTTAGCGAAACCGGTCCGTTTGACGTACTCTTCAACTGCGCCGGCATCGTCCACAGCGGGACGGTTCTTGAAATGCCGGATGCTGACCTAGATTTTGCCTTCGACCTCAATGTGCGGGCCATGGTCCGGACGATCCGCACCGTCCTGCCGGGCATGCTGGAGCGAAAGGATGGTGCCATCATCAACATGGCATCGGTTGCCTCGAGCGTGAAAGGGGTGCCGAACCGGGCTGCTTACACCATCACGAAGGCTGCGGTCGTTGGCCTGACCAAGTCCATCGCTGCCGACTACGTGGGGCATGGTATTCGCTGCAACGCCATTTGCCCCGGTACAGTCGAAAGCCCTTCCTTGCAGGATCGGCTGCGCGCACAGGGAGACTACGAGGCCGCGCGCAGCGCGTTTGTGGCGCGTCAGCCGATCGGCCGAATTGGTACGCCTGAGGAAATCGCCGACTTGGCGGTCTACCTCGCCACCGCCTCCTACACGACCGGCCAAGCCTATGCCATCGACGGCGGCTGGACCATCTGACGACGGAAAGGACTAATCATGAAACTGATGCGCGTCGGCCCGATCGGCCAGGAGAAGCCCGCACTTCTCGACAAGGACGGCAAGATCCGTGATCTTTCAGCCCATATCACGGATGTCGGCGGTTCTGCGATTTCGCAGGAAGGCCTGGCGAGGATCGCTGCCCTTAATCCGGCCTCTCTTCCCGAACTTGCAGCTGAGCGGATAGGCGCCTGCGTTGCCGGTACGGGCAAGTTCATCTGCATCGGCCTCAACTACTCCGACCACGCCGCTGAGAGCGGTATGGCCGTTCCGCCGGAGCCAGTGATCTTCATGAAGGCCACGTCGGCACTTTGCGGCCCGAACGATGACGTGTTGATCCCGCGAGGCTCCGAAAAGACCGATTGGGAAGTCGAACTCGGCGTCGTTATCGGCAAGACGGCCAAATATGTGAGCGAAGCGGAAGCGCTTGATTATGTTGCCGGCTACTGCGTCTCTCACGACGTCTCGGAGCGGGCCTTTCAGACAGAGCGCGCCGGCCAATGGACCAAGGGCAAGTCCTGCGACACCTTTGGACCAATCGGTCCCTGGCTCGTCACGAAAGACGAGGTTCCCGATCCCCAGAAGCTTTCCATGTGGCTGACGGTCAACGGACAGAAGATGCAGGACGGCAGCTCGGCGACCATGGTCTACGGCGTCGCGTTCCTCGTCTCGTATCTCTCGCAGTTCATGTCGTTGCACCCGGGCGACGTCATTTCCACCGGAACGCCCCCAGGTGTCGGCATGGGCATGAAGCCACCGCGCTACCTCAAAGCCGGTGATGTCGTTGAACTCGGCATCGAAGGGCTCGGGTCGCAGAAGCAGACTTTCCGCGCCGACGCCTGATACCAACCAAAAAAGAGCATCCTCATGACCACGATCACCAGCCTACGTTCGATCGACCTGCGCTTTCCCACGTCGCAGAGCCTTGACGGGTCCGACGCGATGAACCCGGACCCGGATTACTCCGCTGCCTACGTCGTCCTCGAGACAGATCAGCCGGGTTTGGAGGGGCATGGCCTTACCTTCACGATTGGCCGCGGAAACGAGATCTGCTGCGCTGCTATCGATGCAATGAAGCACCTGGTGGTGGGGCTCGATCTGGAATGGATTCGCGATAATCCCGGCCGCTTCTGGCGGCATGTCACGAGCGACAGCCAGTTGCGCTGGATCGGACCCGACAAGGGAGCGATGCATCTCGCGACCGGCGCGGTGGTCAACGCGGTCTGGGACATCATGGCCAAGCAGGCCGGCAAGCCGGTCTGGCGTCTGGTCGCGGACATGAGCGCCGAGGAAATCCTCTCCATCGTCGACTTCCGTTATCTGACCGATGCGCTGACACCCGAAGAAGCCCTTGCCATCCTCAAGAAGGCTGAGATCGGAAAGGCCGAGCGCATCGCCACTCTCGAGAAGGAGGGGTATACCTGCTACACGACGTCTGCCGGTTGGCTGGGCTATGACGACGAGAAGCTACGTCGCCTTTGCCGGGAGGCCGTCGACGCCGGGTTTACCCATATCAAGATGAAGGTCGGCCGCGACCTTGAAGATGACAAGCGCCGCTTGCGCATCGCACGCGAGGAAATTGGCGACGACCGCTTCCTGATGATCGACGCCAACCAGGTTTGGGATGTCGGTCAGGCGATCGATTGGGTCAAGGAACTGCAGCCTTACAAGCCCTATTTCATCGAGGAGCCGACCAGCCCGGACGATATTGCCGGTCACAAGGCGATCCGTGAGGCGGTTCATCCGGTCAAGGTCGCGACCGGCGAGATGTGCCAGAACCGGATCATCTTCAAGCAGATGATCGCCGGCGGCGCGATCGACATCGTGCAGATCGATTCATGCCGCATGGGCGGTTTGAACGAGGTGCTGGCCGTTCTGCTGATGGCGGCGAAATACAACCTGGCGGTCTGGCCGCATGCCGGCGGGGTGGGTCTGTGTGAATACGTTCAGCATCTCTCCATGATCGACTACCTTGCCGTGTCAGGCACAAAGGATGGTCGTGTGATCGAATATGTCGATCACCTCCATGAGCACTTCCTTGATCCCTGCCGGATCGAGAATGCCGCATACATGCCACCGGTCATGCCGGGCTTCTCGATCGAGATGAAGCCGGAGTCGATCGAACGCTACACCTTCCGCGGCTGAGCCATTATCGTCGATCGGCTGCCACAGCCGATCGACGAATTGTCAGCGCAGCACGCCATCTCCGCCATTGATGAAGGTCGGCGTTCCCTTGATATGTCGGCGCTCGCTGAGCGGGAACAGCATCAGGTCTGCGACATCCTCGGGGCGTCCGGGCTCCCCGGGGCGGATCGGCACGCTTCCCTGGGGCCAGATCACGGGGACCTCCGTTCGCTCGGGGTGACGTACTTCGGTGCGGTCTGAGATTTTGGTATCGATCGCGCCCGGACAAACCACATTGATCCGGATCGCGAAGCGGGCGAGCTCCAACGCCAGCTGCTGCGCTATAGCGACTTGCGCCGCCTTTGTGGCGCTGTAGGCAGTGGCGCCTGGATTCGTGAACGTCCACGTGCCGTTGATCGAGGATACGATGACGATCGATCCGCCGCCGTTGGCCTTCAGGCAGGGAACCGTCTTGTTCAGCGTGACGTAAGTGCTTGTGAGGTTCATGCGCATGGTCCGGTCCCATTCGTCCGCATGCAGATCGTCGATCGGTGCCCATGTGCCGTTGATGCGGGCGTTGACGACAACACTATCCAGGCCCCCGAAATGCCCCATGGTCTGCTGTATGGCCTCGTCCATCGGTTCCTCGGACGAGGCATCGGCTTCAATGGCGGTCGAGCGGCCACCATTGGCAATCATGCTGGCTGTCTGGTTCGCCTGAGCATGGTCGAGATCCAACGCCGCAACACCGGTTCCATTTCGGGCAAGCGCAATTGCGGCCGCCCGCCCGATACCCGATCCGGCACCTGTAACAAGACAGACCTCTGTCGGCATCAAATCTTCTCCTTGAATGCTGAGACACGGCTTCTCGCTGATAGGCCGTGGACCTACCGAGCCGATATCGTCTTCCAGTCAGGAATGTATGCCTGGCACGTTCGTTCGGACGAACAGCATTGGTGGACCTCGGAACAAAGTCGGATGTCAGCTGTTCGCCACTCATAGCGTGGAGGAAAGGCAATGAGACCGAAGGCTGAAACCGACGCTGCGGGCCAGTTCGCGCCCTCGCAGGCCGACCGGAAAAGCACCGGCGTTCATAGCGCCAAACCCACCGTCATAACCGGATCCGAGGACGCCACGGTGAACCGCGTGCGACCGGGTGGCACGAAGGTGAAGGATTGGAGCATCAACTATGACATTGCGGATGTGAGACACGACAACGATCAGAGTTAGCCGGAAAGCAGAAAGAAGGAGAAAGAACCATGTCAAATGTCGTCAAGACAGGCGCGAGCGGATACAACAACGCAACCAGCAAAACGACGTTCGGGCGATCGGTCGAAAGCCAGGCGCAGGTGAACGATGCGCAGGCGCTCGGAACGTTGGCGTCCGACGGACCGATCAATGTCTACCGTCTCGAGCCGATCGCAGCGTCTGATGATCCGAGATGGGGCAATGCCACCAACCACGGCGTGGTGACAGTCGCCGCCAGAACGGCGGGAGAGGCCCGGATCGTTGCGGCAAGTCGTGAACTCGATTTCATGGAGATCGACGCGGCGCCGGCCGAAGACGTGACAACATCCAATGCCAGCGCATTTCGCGATGACAAGCTCTATACGGTCATTGAAGTCGAACGTGGACGGAGCGACCTCGAGCGCGGTGTCATCAGCGGCGAGATTTCGGTGGATACAGTCGTGCCGGTACAGGTCAAGTAGCGGCTAACCCAGCAAATCTGGGCCAGCTTTTAAAGGCGATCAAGCTTGGCCTATAAGACAAGCTGTTCGTTCTGCCAAAGCCGCAAGCCACCCTGGAAGGCGAGGCGGTTGTCTCCGCGACGGCATCCCTCGGGAAGCTCGTCGAGCTTGTCGACCTGGCCTCCGCCGATCACGATATAGTCCGGCTGCAGTGCGGCCTTCAGGCGAGCAACGACGTCGAAGACGTCCTTCTTCCATTTCTTCGGACCATTGGCCTTGAAGCCTCGCTTGCCGACGTGGTCCTCGAATGTCCCGTCTTTCTTGTAAGGCAGGTGTGCGAGTTCAAGCGGTTGCGCCACGTTGGCGATAATCATTGCCGAACCAAGTCCTGTCCCTAGTCCCAGAAAAAGAAGTCGTCCGCCTTCGTAGCTGCCGATCGCCTGCATCAGTGCGTCATTGACGATCTTCGCGGGTTTTCCAAGCGCTGCGGTGAAATCGAAGCGATCCCATCCGCCGCCCAAATTGGCAGGCTCGCCGAGAGGACGATTGTCGCGAACCGGTCCGGGGTAGCCGATCGAAACGACGTCGAATTCGATGCCCGACGCCAGTTCCTGTACCGCTTCGACCGCGTGCTGGGCGGAGAAATCGGGGCCGGATTTCATTTTTCGTTCGTCCACCCCAGGAGCGTAAATCTTGATGTTTGAGCCGCCGACATCGACGACAAGGACCCTGGTCGTGTTTTGGTTGGCTTGGTCCATCATGAAAGCCCTCGCATCTCGGTGAGAGGAAACGGCATTGCGCCGGTTTCCGTTCCATTTTCAAAGTCCCGCTCGGGAACCATCATGCCAAATTCTCTAGAGAAGCGCGAGCCAGGCGTGGCCTGGGTGGGCATGATTCAACCAGAATCGCAAATTGGACCTGTCTTGCGACGAAAGGCTCGGAAGCGAGGTTTGGAAATCATGCTCATCCTTCGCCCTGCAATACTTGGCCTTGAACAGCAGCACGGCTGATGGAGCGAGGTATGGGATACCAGCCTGGTTGCGTCGAACCATCGCCGCGCGAGGGACGCTGATTGCCGTGTCGCGCTTGTAGACCCAATCTGACGGTGTGCCATGCTCCAGCATCATGTCGACGCGCCAGCAG harbors:
- a CDS encoding ABC transporter ATP-binding protein; amino-acid sequence: MATVSLEKLVKRYGSLDVVHGIDLEVADREFIALVGPSGCGKSTTLRMIAGLEPISGGNLKIDGRVVNDLPPRSRNLAMVFQSYALYPHMTVRENMGFSLKISGMKPEEIVPRVDEAARTLDLTHLLDRRPSQLSGGQRQRVAMGRAIVRNPDVFLFDEPLSNLDAKLRTQMRVEIKKLHAKVKSTVIYVTHDQVEAMTLADRIVIMRDGRIEQVGTPEDVFQRPQSKFVAGFIGSPPMNLKDAEIADGHVVFENGDRLPIPARFRDRVSAGQKITFGLRPDDLYPAGHGLHSGHEADVHSQDLAVTLTEPLGNETLVFSDFGNAEWVGRMLNPRSLRPGERVNFCFDLAQAHLFDRDSGRTLRV
- a CDS encoding Gfo/Idh/MocA family protein, encoding MAEFNPESLVQSWPLPSKPRPIVTFGAGSIVGDAHFPAYRKGGLPIAGLYDPDYEKARALADKWGVTAFRTIADAVAVENAVFDLATPPNAHAAVLAALPDGAAALIQKPMGSDLAAASEILKICRKKNLTAAVNFQLRFAPMLLALKDAIAKGMLGEVVDFEVHLALDTPWGLWSFLEGLPRIEIAMHSIHYLDAIRQILGDPKGVHAKSIGHPNHKMAQTRTTAILDYGDRVRCAVSINHDHAFGRRHQACDFRICGTEGAAYVQLGVNLDYPNGEPDILEIRSKGGSEWVAVPLKGTWFPDAFVGRMANLQRFVSGEDDELVSSVEDAWMTMALVEAAYESSARPATPLAARPAF
- a CDS encoding mandelate racemase/muconate lactonizing enzyme family protein — translated: MAKIERIELRMVDLRPKVERTDAIQSFVSQETPLVTITDSDGARGTGYSYTIGTGGSSVMRLLADHLAPRLIGRDADQIEAIWHELEFATHATTIGAITSIALAAIDTALWDLRARKQGLPLWKLAGGAKDRCPLYTTEGGWLHIPTEALVEDARDAKSKGFTGSKVKIGKPHGSEDFARLSAVRKAVGDGYEIMTDANQGFTVDEAIRRADRLRELDLGWLEEPLPADDIDGHVRLNRASPTPVAVGESLYSIRHFREYMQKGACSIVQVDAGRIGGITPWLKVAHAAEAFDMPVCPHFLMELHVSLTCAVPNGKYVEYIPQLDDITTSRLKIEQGMALAPSTPGLGIDWDWEAISSRSIGEFEREIRQGG
- a CDS encoding MaoC/PaaZ C-terminal domain-containing protein yields the protein MEQTKYFEDYEIGAGRVTNGRTITETDFVVHAGHTGDFFPHHMDAEFMKTQPFGQRIAHGTMVFSIGVGLTASVINPVAFSYGYDRMRFVRPVFIGDTIRTRVTITAKEDDPKRAGHGRVVERTEVINQRDEVVLAADHIYVVERRPKAA
- a CDS encoding L-rhamnose mutarotase; protein product: MTRMGMVIGLKLEKIEEYKRLHAAVWPDVLAMISACNIRNYSIFLREPENLLFSVFDYVGENYEADMAKMAADPKTREWWAVCMPCQDPLPTRKSGEWWAGMEEVFFHG
- a CDS encoding SDR family oxidoreductase; the protein is MSRSLENKRVLVTAAGQGIGRASALAFARAGAKVVATDINAEALATLEGQAGISVRRLDVLNGEAVNAVVSETGPFDVLFNCAGIVHSGTVLEMPDADLDFAFDLNVRAMVRTIRTVLPGMLERKDGAIINMASVASSVKGVPNRAAYTITKAAVVGLTKSIAADYVGHGIRCNAICPGTVESPSLQDRLRAQGDYEAARSAFVARQPIGRIGTPEEIADLAVYLATASYTTGQAYAIDGGWTI
- a CDS encoding carbohydrate ABC transporter permease, with the protein product MNENSKARYTGLVLSVAHKIGLFLAMAVICMPGLWIVLSSFRPTVEIMSKPPVWVPQSLSGDAYVAMFSGLGQGGIPIVSYFTNSLIISVTSTAIALAIGMAGGYAFARFRFRAKSSIFLGLMLTRTVPGIALSLPLFFVYSKLGIIDTHFGLIIAYVALNVPFTIWLIDGFFRQVPKDLAEAAQIDGCTRWQAFWQVEFPLAGPGIASAGIFAFLTSWNEFALASQLTRSVNSKTLPVGLLDYTAEFTIDWRGMCALAVVMIIPALVLTFIVQKHLVSGLTSGAVKG
- a CDS encoding SDR family oxidoreductase, which translates into the protein MPTEVCLVTGAGSGIGRAAAIALARNGTGVAALDLDHAQANQTASMIANGGRSTAIEADASSEEPMDEAIQQTMGHFGGLDSVVVNARINGTWAPIDDLHADEWDRTMRMNLTSTYVTLNKTVPCLKANGGGSIVIVSSINGTWTFTNPGATAYSATKAAQVAIAQQLALELARFAIRINVVCPGAIDTKISDRTEVRHPERTEVPVIWPQGSVPIRPGEPGRPEDVADLMLFPLSERRHIKGTPTFINGGDGVLR
- a CDS encoding ROK family protein, with product MMDQANQNTTRVLVVDVGGSNIKIYAPGVDERKMKSGPDFSAQHAVEAVQELASGIEFDVVSIGYPGPVRDNRPLGEPANLGGGWDRFDFTAALGKPAKIVNDALMQAIGSYEGGRLLFLGLGTGLGSAMIIANVAQPLELAHLPYKKDGTFEDHVGKRGFKANGPKKWKKDVFDVVARLKAALQPDYIVIGGGQVDKLDELPEGCRRGDNRLAFQGGLRLWQNEQLVL
- a CDS encoding L-fuconate dehydratase, coding for MTTITSLRSIDLRFPTSQSLDGSDAMNPDPDYSAAYVVLETDQPGLEGHGLTFTIGRGNEICCAAIDAMKHLVVGLDLEWIRDNPGRFWRHVTSDSQLRWIGPDKGAMHLATGAVVNAVWDIMAKQAGKPVWRLVADMSAEEILSIVDFRYLTDALTPEEALAILKKAEIGKAERIATLEKEGYTCYTTSAGWLGYDDEKLRRLCREAVDAGFTHIKMKVGRDLEDDKRRLRIAREEIGDDRFLMIDANQVWDVGQAIDWVKELQPYKPYFIEEPTSPDDIAGHKAIREAVHPVKVATGEMCQNRIIFKQMIAGGAIDIVQIDSCRMGGLNEVLAVLLMAAKYNLAVWPHAGGVGLCEYVQHLSMIDYLAVSGTKDGRVIEYVDHLHEHFLDPCRIENAAYMPPVMPGFSIEMKPESIERYTFRG
- a CDS encoding fumarylacetoacetate hydrolase family protein, translating into MKLMRVGPIGQEKPALLDKDGKIRDLSAHITDVGGSAISQEGLARIAALNPASLPELAAERIGACVAGTGKFICIGLNYSDHAAESGMAVPPEPVIFMKATSALCGPNDDVLIPRGSEKTDWEVELGVVIGKTAKYVSEAEALDYVAGYCVSHDVSERAFQTERAGQWTKGKSCDTFGPIGPWLVTKDEVPDPQKLSMWLTVNGQKMQDGSSATMVYGVAFLVSYLSQFMSLHPGDVISTGTPPGVGMGMKPPRYLKAGDVVELGIEGLGSQKQTFRADA